Sequence from the Esox lucius isolate fEsoLuc1 chromosome 6, fEsoLuc1.pri, whole genome shotgun sequence genome:
CAGGATTTTCAGATCATCCAACCTGATAGAGGGAAGACAACAAGATGTACTTTAACTAGgtttacagaaataaattacacacaaagagacaaTGACTGTATAATGTTATGGGTAACTGGGACAGAGTCTTAATACTTTAGTATTCCAGTACACAAGTATTGGATTAAACACCATTTTGTGAACTACTTAATCAATATCTAATTTCTCAAGagtctttgtttctgtgtaaTCATCCTTTTGGTTGAATAATGagagtaaaaaacaacaaagtcaGTGATAACCGTTGGTGGTATTTCTTCTGTTTTCTACCCTCAACTTCTTGGGTGGCGTTGTCTTCTACAGGACCAGAAGAGCTGTTAGTATGATGAGAAGTGTTCAGCACAGGGCCagaagttgaagatgaagaTGTTTGTGGATTATCTGGTGAATGAGTTTCTGTGAGGAATAAACAACTGCAACAATGAAATGACTGTTGCAAACTACCATAGAGCTATGATATTGACTTGCATGAGATCTTCATATTTAACATGGTTTATTTAATCACATTTTTGCTATTTGGAATCCAATTGTATACTAACTTTCCAGGTATTAATTTAACTTAGAAAACAGTGTCCAACTAAGACTAAGTTGAGTACATAACATTGATGCGTACTCACTGTGGTTGGTGGTGGTACTCAGTGTTGTGACTGAGTGTGGTTTAACAGTGATCTGAACAGGTATTTGAAGGTCTCCCACTGAACACCAGTACCAGCCAGCGTCCTCCATCTTCAGGTCACTCATAGTCACTGTTAAGACTTTTCTGTTCTTAGCATCCATGGCCAGATTTAATCTTCCTAATGCTCCATCTAAAGTCCCCGAATACCACACACAAGGAACACCTACTCTACACCACGCCACATCTCCAGTGTTACTATAGTAACAACAGACAGTGGCACTCCCTCCTTCCACTCCAGTCACCTGTTGCTGCTCCACATAGAGTCTTGGAGCACCTGAACACAGGTGTAGAGAACAACAGTCTAGATCAACAAGAGTGTTTTTATAGTATTTATCCATTTTGACTGGCGAAATGTTAGTATAAAGAACAATCTACCAAACATTGCTGGCAAGGTGTGTATGGATCTTACCTGTGACAGATAGGTAGAACCGTTGTATCCTGATATCTGGTCCTTTATTTATCTCCACAGCGCACCAGTAATAGTCAGAGTCCGCTGGGGTCAGATCAGTCATGGTCACAGTGAAGACTCTCCGTATGAGGTCATCTGATATCGAGGTCTTAGTTCCCATAGTTTTGTCTGTGCGTGCAGCATATTTGCAGAAATCCCAAAATCCTTTACACCAGTATTTGACGTAGTGTATATATTTCTGATCATAGTGACATGGGATGGTGATAGAACCTCCGATCTGTACATCCAGATACTCACCTGTGTGGACACGTCAACACATAACATTTAAGGTGAATTTAAACCAACCCTTTAAACCCTCCAAGACACACTGGCCAAACCACCAGGGTGGCAAAGGGGTGTCAGCAgccacacaaaacaaatgtatttctccAGTGTCTGCtgtaatatattcatatttaattgtattgtatggtattatatttttttctactttaGCAGTTAATCTCTTTGGTAACCAAATCCAATATCTCTGAGTGCCCTCTAAAATGGTTGAGTCCCGGAGTCTGCATGCTCCTGTCACTGTGCTGCTCCTCCTCCCTTCCAGTAAAAACACCACATAtatctcacttgtacatacattatacgtaatacctgtaaatgttttcactgCAAATTTcaaattgccatatgtaatgcatttggaCATACTATAGAATAAATCAGATGTTGTTTGATGTGTATATGACAATCAATGAATAAGTTATTGATTTTCAGAGCTGTAAATGGCTAAtggtgaatgtctgttgaatatCTGTTTGAACGTCTGTTGAAA
This genomic interval carries:
- the LOC114839425 gene encoding CMRF35-like molecule 3, producing MGAKDGGEYLDVQIGGSITIPCHYDQKYIHYVKYWCKGFWDFCKYAARTDKTMGTKTSISDDLIRRVFTVTMTDLTPADSDYYWCAVEINKGPDIRIQRFYLSVTGAPRLYVEQQQVTGVEGGSATVCCYYSNTGDVAWCRVGVPCVWYSGTLDGALGRLNLAMDAKNRKVLTVTMSDLKMEDAGWYWCSVGDLQIPVQITVKPHSVTTLSTTTNHKTHSPDNPQTSSSSTSGPVLNTSHHTNSSSGPVEDNATQEVEGRKQKKYHQRLSLTLFTSCCLPSIRLDDLKILLIPLVILLVLIAGVLVAWKMWRKHG